The proteins below come from a single Caulobacter segnis ATCC 21756 genomic window:
- a CDS encoding MATE family efflux transporter: MKKILIPIVTVSALAAATLPAVASAQPVNQRQDQLERRIDMGQRNGALTRSEANRLRAELRDTERLEHRYRRNGLNNWERADLDRRFDRISAQIRYERHDRDYGYGYGDHRGPGRW; the protein is encoded by the coding sequence ATGAAAAAGATCCTGATCCCGATCGTTACGGTCTCGGCCCTGGCGGCCGCCACCCTTCCCGCCGTCGCCTCGGCCCAACCCGTCAACCAGCGCCAAGACCAGCTGGAGCGTCGTATCGACATGGGCCAGCGCAACGGCGCCCTGACCCGCTCGGAGGCCAACCGCCTGCGCGCCGAGCTGCGCGACACCGAACGCCTGGAGCACCGCTATCGCCGCAACGGCCTGAACAACTGGGAGCGCGCCGATCTCGACCGCCGCTTCGACCGCATCAGCGCCCAGATCCGCTACGAGCGTCATGACCGCGACTACGGCTACGGCTATGGCGACCACCGTGGCCCCGGCCGCTGGTAA
- a CDS encoding phosphoserine transaminase, producing the protein MTTTLAKPAIRPARPEFSSGPCAKRPGWTPENLRNAVLGRSHRSKLGKARLKAAIDQTREVLEVPADFLIGIVAGSDTGAVEMAMWSMLGARPVQLLAFESFGKDWVTDVTKQLKLPDVEVLSAPYGQLPDTSKVDPAKDLVFTWNGTTSGVRVPNADFISADREGITICDATSAAFAQELDWAKLDVVTFSWQKALGGEGAHGILILSPRAVARLESYTPAWPMPKLFRMTKAGKIAADIFEGATINTPSMLCVEDALDALKWAASIGGLQAMQARADQNLKVLADWVAKTPWVDFLAATPEIRSNTSVCLKVVDPKICALPEDAQADFAKKLASLLEKEGAALDIGGYRDAPAGLRIWCGATVEASDLEALTPWLDWAFATVSAELAAA; encoded by the coding sequence ATGACCACGACCCTCGCCAAGCCGGCGATCCGCCCGGCTCGCCCCGAGTTCTCTTCCGGGCCTTGCGCCAAAAGGCCAGGCTGGACCCCCGAAAATCTCAGAAACGCCGTCCTGGGTCGGTCGCACCGCTCCAAGCTGGGCAAGGCGCGCCTGAAGGCCGCCATCGACCAGACGCGCGAAGTGCTGGAAGTCCCCGCCGACTTCCTGATCGGCATCGTCGCCGGCTCGGACACCGGCGCCGTCGAAATGGCGATGTGGTCGATGCTGGGCGCTCGCCCGGTCCAACTGCTGGCCTTCGAGTCCTTCGGCAAGGACTGGGTCACGGACGTCACCAAGCAACTGAAGCTGCCCGACGTCGAGGTGCTGAGCGCCCCGTACGGCCAGCTGCCCGACACCTCCAAGGTCGATCCGGCCAAGGACCTGGTCTTCACCTGGAACGGCACGACCTCGGGCGTGCGCGTGCCCAACGCCGACTTCATCTCGGCCGACCGTGAAGGCATCACCATCTGCGACGCCACCTCGGCGGCCTTCGCCCAGGAACTGGACTGGGCCAAGCTCGATGTCGTGACCTTCTCCTGGCAGAAGGCGCTGGGCGGCGAGGGCGCGCACGGGATCCTGATCCTGTCGCCGCGCGCCGTGGCCCGCCTGGAAAGCTACACGCCGGCTTGGCCGATGCCGAAGCTGTTCCGCATGACGAAAGCCGGCAAGATCGCCGCCGACATCTTCGAAGGCGCGACGATCAACACCCCGTCGATGCTTTGCGTGGAAGACGCCCTCGACGCCCTGAAGTGGGCCGCCTCGATCGGCGGCCTGCAGGCCATGCAGGCCCGCGCCGACCAGAACCTTAAGGTCCTGGCAGACTGGGTCGCCAAGACCCCGTGGGTCGACTTCCTGGCCGCGACGCCGGAGATCCGCTCCAACACCTCGGTGTGCCTGAAGGTCGTGGATCCCAAGATCTGCGCCCTGCCGGAAGACGCTCAGGCCGACTTCGCCAAGAAGCTGGCCAGCCTGCTCGAGAAGGAGGGCGCGGCCCTCGACATCGGCGGCTATCGCGACGCTCCGGCCGGCCTGCGCATCTGGTGCGGCGCCACCGTCGAGGCTTCGGACCTCGAGGCCCTGACGCCCTGGCTCGACTGGGCCTTCGCCACCGTCTCGGCCGAACTGGCCGCCGCTTAA
- the serA gene encoding phosphoglycerate dehydrogenase, which produces MNAPRVLIADKLSPAAVDIFKNRGLAFDIKVGLSKDELIAVIGDYDGIAIRSGAKLDKDVIAAAHKLRVIARAGIGVDNVDIPAATAKGIVVMNTPFGNSITTAEHAIAMMFALARQIPAADASTQAGKWEKNRFMGVELYAKTLGLIGAGNIGGIVADRALGLKMKVVAYDPFLSPERAVEMGVEKVELEDLLARADVITLHTPLTDKTRNILSAEALAKTKKGVLIVNCARGGLVDEAALRKLLDEGHVGGAAFDVFTVEPAKENPLFGSDKVVATPHLGASTSEAQENVALQVAEQVSDYLLTGAVTNALNSPSITAEEAPKLKPFVALAEKIGAFAGQMVDFGIKAIDIAFEGEVSNLNVKPMTSAALAGVLKPMLAEINMVSAPAVAKERGITVSESRQEVSPTYDSLMRVTITTEKGKRAFAGTVIAGAPRIVEVKGMELDAAFSPAMLYINNLDKPGFIGALGMMLGEAGVNIATFNLGRLAADEDAIALVGVDQAPSADLLAKIEALPHVKESRALTF; this is translated from the coding sequence ATGAACGCTCCCCGCGTCCTCATCGCCGACAAGCTCAGCCCCGCCGCCGTCGACATCTTCAAGAACCGCGGCCTCGCCTTCGACATCAAGGTCGGCCTGTCCAAGGACGAGCTTATCGCCGTGATCGGCGACTATGACGGCATAGCCATCCGCTCGGGCGCCAAGCTCGACAAGGACGTGATCGCCGCCGCCCACAAGCTGCGCGTCATCGCTCGCGCCGGCATCGGCGTCGACAACGTCGACATCCCGGCCGCCACGGCCAAGGGCATCGTCGTGATGAACACGCCCTTCGGCAACTCGATCACCACGGCCGAGCACGCCATCGCCATGATGTTCGCCCTGGCCCGCCAGATCCCCGCCGCCGACGCCTCGACCCAGGCCGGCAAGTGGGAGAAGAACCGCTTCATGGGCGTGGAACTCTACGCCAAGACCCTGGGCCTGATCGGCGCCGGCAACATCGGCGGCATCGTCGCCGACCGCGCGCTGGGCCTGAAGATGAAGGTCGTGGCCTACGACCCCTTCCTGTCTCCCGAGCGCGCCGTCGAGATGGGCGTCGAGAAGGTCGAGCTGGAAGACCTGCTGGCCCGCGCCGACGTCATCACCCTGCACACCCCGCTGACCGACAAGACCCGCAACATCCTGTCGGCCGAGGCCCTGGCCAAGACCAAGAAGGGCGTGCTGATCGTCAACTGCGCCCGCGGCGGCCTGGTCGACGAGGCGGCGCTGCGCAAGCTGCTGGACGAAGGTCACGTGGGCGGCGCGGCCTTCGACGTGTTCACCGTCGAGCCGGCCAAGGAAAACCCGCTGTTCGGTTCGGACAAGGTCGTGGCCACCCCGCACCTGGGCGCCTCCACCTCGGAAGCTCAGGAGAACGTCGCCCTGCAGGTCGCCGAGCAGGTCAGCGATTACCTGCTGACCGGCGCGGTCACCAACGCCCTGAACAGCCCCTCGATCACCGCGGAAGAAGCCCCCAAGCTGAAGCCGTTCGTGGCCCTGGCCGAGAAGATCGGCGCCTTCGCCGGCCAGATGGTCGACTTCGGCATCAAGGCCATCGACATCGCCTTCGAGGGCGAGGTCTCCAACCTCAACGTCAAGCCGATGACCTCGGCCGCCCTGGCCGGCGTGCTCAAGCCGATGCTGGCCGAGATCAACATGGTTTCGGCTCCGGCCGTGGCCAAGGAGCGCGGCATCACCGTCTCCGAGAGCCGCCAGGAAGTCAGCCCCACCTATGACAGCCTGATGCGCGTGACCATCACCACCGAAAAGGGCAAGCGCGCCTTCGCCGGCACGGTGATCGCCGGCGCGCCGCGCATCGTCGAGGTCAAAGGCATGGAGCTGGACGCGGCCTTCTCGCCGGCCATGCTGTACATCAACAACCTGGACAAGCCGGGCTTCATCGGCGCGCTGGGCATGATGCTGGGCGAGGCGGGCGTCAACATCGCCACCTTCAACCTGGGTCGCCTGGCCGCCGACGAGGACGCCATCGCGCTGGTGGGCGTCGACCAGGCTCCCAGCGCGGACCTGCTGGCCAAGATCGAGGCCCTGCCGCACGTCAAGGAATCGCGCGCGCTGACGTTCTGA
- a CDS encoding VanZ family protein, with amino-acid sequence MSLLVPRKINWLGLAAFLAAVAFTLYAALAPGDDTKGLIPWDKAKHFIVFYGLTFLATMALPKSRYWKIGVVLLGFGIAIEILQGLPIVGRDADIFDVVADTLGVGFFFGPIIATQWLNRED; translated from the coding sequence ATGTCCCTGCTCGTTCCCCGCAAGATCAACTGGCTGGGCCTGGCCGCCTTCCTCGCCGCCGTGGCCTTCACGCTCTACGCGGCCCTGGCCCCGGGTGACGACACCAAGGGCCTGATCCCGTGGGACAAGGCCAAGCACTTCATCGTCTTCTACGGCCTGACTTTCCTGGCGACGATGGCCCTGCCCAAGAGCCGTTACTGGAAGATCGGCGTGGTGCTGCTGGGCTTCGGGATCGCCATCGAGATCCTCCAGGGCCTGCCCATCGTCGGCCGCGACGCCGACATCTTCGACGTGGTCGCCGACACCCTGGGCGTCGGCTTCTTCTTCGGGCCGATCATCGCCACCCAGTGGCTCAACCGCGAAGACTGA
- a CDS encoding Y-family DNA polymerase codes for MASPPLALLVSERGTRRLAAVDDRARALGLFAGQKAADALALVPDLATFDHDPAADRAALEALCDWCVRFSPAVAIDGEDGLLLDITGTDHLWGGEGAMLVDLVARLARWGVPARAAIADTAGAAWGLARFGEDLAVVPSGGQRQALADLPVAALRLDEAAEAQLPRLGLHRVGQLYGLPRAQLAKRFGLGFTTRLDQALGAAAEALTFRRPASPWFDRLAFFEPISAPEDMARVAADALALICARLEAEERGAKRFEVVLHRLDGQAFPVRAGLARLGRDAKRLAKLVVPKLDKVDPGFGIEVVTVHAAGVEPLAAVQNGLDSTAGAGLDETLAPLIDRLVNRLGEARVWRADPYESHVPERSVVRAAPLDPPPAAAWDPDRPRPVRLFKRPEAITALAKVPDDPPVFFTWRGRSHRVRRAEGPERIAQEWWRAGVAEGETGPGKVRDYYRVEDEAGGRYWIFRQGLFGGEDAPKWWIHGLFG; via the coding sequence TTGGCGTCTCCCCCCCTCGCCCTTCTCGTCTCCGAACGCGGGACCCGCCGTCTCGCCGCCGTCGACGACCGCGCCCGGGCCCTTGGCCTGTTCGCCGGCCAGAAGGCCGCCGACGCCCTGGCCCTGGTCCCGGACCTCGCCACCTTCGACCACGACCCCGCCGCCGACCGCGCGGCGCTGGAGGCGCTCTGCGACTGGTGCGTGCGGTTCTCGCCGGCCGTGGCGATCGACGGCGAGGACGGCCTGTTGCTGGACATCACCGGGACCGACCACCTGTGGGGCGGGGAAGGCGCCATGCTGGTCGACCTGGTGGCGCGGCTGGCGCGCTGGGGCGTGCCGGCGCGGGCGGCGATCGCCGACACGGCCGGGGCGGCCTGGGGGCTGGCGCGATTTGGCGAAGACCTCGCTGTCGTCCCGTCCGGCGGTCAGCGCCAGGCGCTGGCGGACCTGCCCGTCGCGGCCCTGCGACTGGACGAGGCGGCCGAGGCCCAGCTGCCGCGCCTGGGCCTGCATCGCGTGGGCCAGCTCTACGGCCTGCCGCGCGCCCAGCTGGCCAAGCGCTTTGGCCTTGGCTTCACCACGCGGTTGGACCAGGCCCTGGGGGCGGCGGCCGAGGCCCTGACCTTCCGCCGGCCGGCCAGCCCGTGGTTCGACCGCCTGGCCTTCTTCGAGCCGATCAGCGCGCCCGAGGACATGGCCCGCGTCGCCGCCGACGCCCTGGCCCTAATCTGCGCCCGGCTGGAGGCCGAGGAGCGCGGGGCCAAGCGCTTCGAGGTCGTGCTCCACCGGCTGGACGGCCAGGCCTTCCCGGTGCGCGCGGGCCTGGCGCGGCTTGGCCGCGACGCCAAGCGGCTGGCCAAGCTGGTCGTTCCCAAGCTGGACAAGGTCGATCCGGGCTTCGGCATCGAGGTCGTCACCGTCCACGCCGCCGGCGTCGAGCCCCTGGCCGCCGTCCAGAACGGGCTGGACAGCACGGCGGGCGCGGGCCTCGACGAGACCCTGGCGCCGCTGATCGACCGGCTGGTCAATCGCCTGGGCGAGGCTCGCGTCTGGCGGGCCGATCCTTATGAGAGCCACGTGCCCGAACGCTCGGTGGTCCGCGCCGCGCCGCTGGACCCGCCGCCCGCCGCGGCCTGGGACCCGGACCGTCCGCGCCCGGTGCGCCTGTTCAAGCGGCCCGAGGCGATCACGGCCCTGGCCAAGGTGCCCGACGACCCGCCGGTGTTCTTCACCTGGCGGGGCCGGTCTCACCGCGTCCGCCGCGCCGAGGGTCCCGAGCGCATCGCCCAGGAATGGTGGCGCGCAGGCGTGGCCGAGGGCGAGACGGGGCCCGGCAAGGTCCGCGACTACTACCGCGTCGAGGACGAGGCCGGCGGGCGGTACTGGATCTTCCGGCAGGGGCTGTTTGGCGGGGAAGACGCGCCGAAGTGGTGGATCCATGGCCTGTTTGGGTGA
- a CDS encoding error-prone DNA polymerase: MPRRPAYAELQTTSNFSFLRGASHAEELAIAAEALGLTAVGIADRNSLAGVVRAWTAAKQRQVRVLTGCRLDFMDGTPSLICYPTDREAFARLTRLLTLGQRRAEKGQCHLSWADFLDHSEGQIGLIVPPRTLDETFERDLTRMAGDLSGRSWLAASRAYAAQDLKRLSRLDALGRDAGAPIVATNDVLYHGPERRPLQDIITCVREHCAIHEAGFRLEANAERHLKSAAEMARLFERWPRAVERTVEIVERIGFDLGQIKEQYPDEPVPPGKSAMQHLTDLTWSGAAWRYPGGIPEKVKAQLEEELRLIAKMDYPNYFITVHDIVREARKMGILCQGRGSAANSSVCYCLGVTAIDPTEHRLLFTRFISENRGEPPDIDVDFEHERREEVMQYVYERYGREYAAICGTVIHYRPRSAIRDVGKALGLTEDVTSLLAGTVWGSWGNGLPEEHLRDAGLDPQAPEIARAVALATELLKFPRHLSQHVGGFVLTKRRLDETVPIGNAAMKDRTFIEWDKDDIDSLSLMKVDILALGMLSAIQRAMTMLREDHGQAWLKDLADIPKEVSGVYDMLCKADSVGVFQVESRAQMSMLPRLKPREFYDLVIEVAIVRPGPIQGDMVHPYLKRKNNIEPVEWPAPSPEHGPEDELKGILGKTFGVPLFQEQAMSLAIEAAKFTPDEADGLRKAMATFRNLGTPAEYRDKFVEGMVRRGYQRDFAERCFKQIEGFGHYGFPESHAASFAKLVYVSAWIKWAWPDVFCAALINSQPMGFYQPAQLVRDAREHGVEVLPPDILASAWDCTLEKGAAYEGFRPRADKIADYANRSQWKAVRLGFRQIKGLKQVDVAVLVHARAEGARTPGEFAQGGVPQRALELLAEADAFAGVGLTRREALWAVKGLKGEHRAPVQAPLLAGLPLFEDRVALPAMAKPQDVAEDYRTTSLSLKAHPIGFYRPMLQRRGVITAERLSTLKDGARVSVAGLVLIRQRPGTAKGVVFVTLEDETGVANAVVWKDRFEADRNLVMTASFLVVHGRVQRADGVIHVVAEGFTDLSAHLSALRDEPGAPAPRVRQKVSGRLLRSRDFH, from the coding sequence ATGCCCCGCCGCCCCGCCTACGCCGAACTCCAGACCACCAGCAACTTCTCCTTCCTGCGCGGGGCCTCGCACGCGGAGGAGTTGGCCATCGCCGCCGAGGCGCTGGGGCTGACCGCCGTCGGGATCGCCGACCGCAACAGCCTGGCCGGGGTGGTGCGGGCCTGGACGGCGGCCAAGCAACGGCAGGTCCGGGTGCTGACCGGCTGCCGGCTGGACTTCATGGACGGGACGCCCAGCCTGATCTGCTACCCGACCGACCGGGAGGCCTTCGCCCGCCTGACGCGCCTGCTGACCCTGGGCCAGCGAAGGGCCGAGAAGGGTCAGTGCCATCTGAGCTGGGCCGATTTCCTGGACCATTCGGAGGGGCAGATCGGCCTGATCGTGCCGCCCCGGACTTTGGATGAGACCTTCGAGCGGGACCTGACCCGCATGGCCGGCGATCTCTCCGGACGATCCTGGCTGGCGGCTAGCCGGGCCTACGCCGCTCAGGACCTCAAGCGCCTCTCGCGCCTCGACGCCCTGGGGCGGGACGCGGGCGCGCCGATCGTGGCGACCAACGACGTGCTCTATCACGGCCCCGAGCGGCGGCCGCTGCAGGACATCATCACCTGCGTGCGCGAGCATTGCGCGATCCACGAGGCGGGCTTCCGGCTGGAGGCCAACGCCGAGCGGCACCTGAAGTCGGCGGCCGAGATGGCGCGCCTGTTCGAGCGCTGGCCGCGCGCGGTCGAGCGCACGGTCGAGATCGTCGAGCGGATCGGCTTCGACCTCGGCCAGATCAAGGAGCAGTACCCCGACGAGCCGGTGCCGCCGGGCAAGTCGGCGATGCAGCACCTGACCGACCTGACCTGGTCGGGCGCGGCCTGGCGCTATCCGGGCGGCATCCCGGAAAAGGTGAAGGCCCAGCTGGAGGAAGAGCTGCGGCTGATCGCCAAGATGGACTACCCCAACTACTTTATCACCGTGCACGACATCGTGCGCGAGGCGCGGAAGATGGGCATCCTGTGTCAGGGGCGCGGCTCGGCGGCCAATTCCTCGGTCTGCTACTGCCTGGGCGTGACGGCGATCGACCCGACCGAGCATCGCCTGCTGTTCACCCGCTTCATCTCCGAGAACCGCGGCGAGCCGCCGGACATCGACGTCGACTTCGAGCACGAGCGGCGCGAGGAGGTGATGCAGTACGTCTACGAGCGCTATGGCCGCGAGTACGCCGCCATCTGCGGGACGGTGATCCACTACCGGCCGCGCAGCGCCATCCGCGACGTCGGCAAGGCCCTGGGCCTGACCGAGGACGTCACGTCACTGCTGGCCGGCACGGTCTGGGGCAGCTGGGGCAACGGCCTGCCCGAGGAGCACCTGCGCGACGCCGGGCTCGATCCCCAGGCGCCGGAGATCGCCCGCGCCGTCGCCCTGGCGACCGAGCTGCTGAAGTTCCCGCGCCACCTGTCCCAGCACGTCGGCGGCTTCGTCCTGACCAAGCGGCGGCTGGACGAGACCGTGCCGATCGGCAACGCGGCGATGAAGGACCGCACCTTCATCGAGTGGGACAAGGACGACATCGACAGCCTGTCCCTGATGAAGGTCGACATTCTGGCGCTGGGCATGCTGAGCGCCATCCAGCGGGCCATGACGATGCTGCGCGAGGACCACGGCCAGGCCTGGCTGAAGGACCTGGCCGACATCCCCAAGGAGGTCTCGGGCGTCTACGACATGCTGTGCAAGGCCGACAGCGTCGGGGTCTTCCAGGTCGAGAGCCGGGCCCAGATGTCGATGCTGCCGCGCCTGAAGCCGCGCGAGTTCTACGACCTGGTCATCGAGGTGGCGATCGTGCGCCCCGGCCCGATCCAGGGCGACATGGTGCATCCGTACCTCAAACGGAAGAACAACATCGAGCCGGTCGAGTGGCCCGCGCCCTCGCCCGAGCATGGCCCCGAGGACGAACTGAAGGGGATCCTGGGCAAGACCTTCGGCGTGCCGCTGTTCCAGGAGCAGGCCATGAGCCTGGCCATCGAGGCGGCCAAGTTCACGCCCGACGAGGCCGACGGCCTGCGCAAGGCCATGGCCACTTTCCGCAACCTGGGCACGCCGGCCGAGTACCGCGACAAGTTCGTCGAGGGCATGGTCCGGCGCGGCTACCAGCGCGACTTCGCCGAGCGCTGCTTCAAGCAGATCGAGGGCTTTGGCCACTACGGCTTTCCGGAGAGCCACGCGGCCAGCTTCGCCAAGCTGGTCTACGTCTCGGCCTGGATCAAATGGGCGTGGCCGGACGTGTTCTGCGCGGCCCTGATCAACTCCCAGCCGATGGGCTTCTACCAGCCGGCCCAGCTGGTCCGCGACGCGCGCGAGCACGGGGTCGAGGTGCTGCCGCCCGACATCCTGGCCAGCGCGTGGGACTGCACGCTGGAGAAGGGCGCCGCGTACGAGGGCTTCCGGCCCCGCGCCGACAAGATCGCCGACTACGCCAATCGCTCACAGTGGAAGGCCGTCCGCCTCGGGTTTCGCCAGATCAAGGGCCTGAAGCAGGTCGACGTCGCCGTGCTGGTCCACGCCCGCGCCGAGGGCGCGCGCACGCCGGGCGAGTTCGCCCAAGGCGGCGTTCCGCAGCGGGCGCTGGAGCTGCTGGCCGAGGCCGACGCCTTCGCCGGTGTGGGCCTGACGCGGCGCGAGGCGCTGTGGGCGGTCAAGGGCCTGAAGGGCGAGCACAGGGCGCCAGTCCAGGCCCCGCTGCTGGCCGGCCTGCCGCTGTTCGAGGACCGCGTCGCCCTGCCTGCCATGGCCAAGCCCCAGGATGTGGCCGAGGACTACCGCACCACCAGCCTTTCCCTGAAGGCCCACCCAATCGGCTTCTACCGGCCGATGCTGCAACGGCGCGGGGTGATCACGGCCGAGCGGCTGTCGACCCTGAAGGACGGCGCGCGGGTCTCGGTGGCGGGTCTGGTCCTCATTCGCCAGCGGCCGGGCACGGCCAAGGGCGTGGTGTTCGTGACCCTGGAGGACGAGACCGGCGTCGCCAACGCCGTCGTCTGGAAGGACCGCTTCGAGGCCGACCGCAACCTGGTGATGACCGCCTCGTTCCTGGTCGTCCACGGCCGGGTGCAGCGCGCCGACGGCGTCATCCACGTGGTCGCCGAAGGCTTCACGGACCTGTCGGCGCACCTCTCGGCGCTGAGGGATGAACCCGGCGCTCCGGCGCCCCGCGTGAGGCAGAAGGTGTCGGGGCGGCTGCTGCGGAGCCGGGATTTCCACTGA
- a CDS encoding Cif family virulence factor: protein MVHQTCLGGTIRAVLGGSLAGLLVALSVAGAHAQPVPAPAGENPFSALFGEWTLKDDKFQYVGDGRTVETQIIPNHHTQCARVNTDRSMLCVVKAGALNGHMLWTYDASKQRVHWLSHFGTERTGVGVGTFDKASNLTFKVSFTDEPEGSYRQYRYEWVSPDEYTLRSTQYDRRGRATGNWYGGAFVRLPASALAVAGPTRPPATGMAYSVEDDIQKVKAILKKIDADITDTSIYSEDVVHMAQGSRAITSKAALQKVLAAEASHGRSNMTHEIVTLHSYSDLVLTRGRVKGAWHPANGGSPIPFETNNIITFRRAADGSLKVWHVIFNWVELERYQP from the coding sequence ATGGTTCACCAAACCTGTCTGGGTGGAACGATCCGAGCCGTCCTTGGCGGATCCCTGGCCGGATTGCTCGTCGCGCTAAGCGTTGCTGGCGCTCACGCCCAGCCAGTCCCCGCGCCCGCCGGCGAAAATCCGTTTTCAGCCCTGTTCGGCGAGTGGACGCTCAAGGACGACAAGTTCCAGTATGTCGGCGACGGGCGAACGGTCGAAACGCAGATCATACCCAATCACCACACCCAGTGCGCGAGAGTGAACACCGACCGCAGCATGCTTTGCGTCGTCAAGGCCGGCGCGTTGAACGGCCATATGTTGTGGACCTACGACGCGTCGAAACAGCGGGTGCATTGGCTCTCGCATTTCGGGACCGAGCGCACCGGCGTCGGCGTCGGAACGTTCGACAAGGCTTCCAACCTGACGTTCAAGGTGAGTTTCACGGACGAGCCCGAAGGCAGCTATCGCCAGTATCGCTACGAATGGGTGTCGCCTGACGAATATACCTTGAGATCGACACAGTACGATCGCCGCGGTCGTGCAACGGGGAACTGGTACGGTGGCGCTTTCGTCCGTCTGCCGGCCTCGGCGCTCGCTGTCGCAGGTCCAACTCGCCCGCCCGCCACCGGAATGGCGTATTCGGTGGAAGACGATATTCAGAAGGTGAAGGCCATCCTGAAAAAGATCGACGCGGACATCACTGACACCAGCATCTACAGCGAAGACGTCGTTCACATGGCGCAGGGAAGCCGCGCAATTACCAGTAAGGCTGCGCTGCAGAAGGTGCTTGCCGCCGAGGCGTCACATGGCCGATCCAACATGACCCATGAGATTGTGACACTTCACTCCTACTCCGACCTGGTCCTGACCAGGGGACGGGTCAAAGGCGCTTGGCATCCTGCGAACGGCGGAAGTCCTATCCCGTTCGAGACGAACAACATCATCACCTTTCGGCGAGCAGCGGACGGGTCGCTCAAGGTCTGGCACGTTATCTTCAACTGGGTTGAGCTTGAGCGATATCAGCCCTGA
- a CDS encoding long-chain-fatty-acid--CoA ligase: MYGLMQHGALTLDKIIDHAARWHADREVVSRSVEGPIVRTTYGQMRERAKKVSNALLALGMKAGDRVGTLAWNTGRHMEAWYGIMGVGMVCHTLNPRLFPEQIAWIADHAGDRIIFTDLTFLPILKQILHHIPSVEHVVVFTDRDHMPADFALAGDAPGFKGLLAFEDLVEQHSPDVAWGGFPEDTAAGLCYTSGTTGDPKGVLYSHRSNFLHTFITLQPDVMGLSQKDVILPVVPMFHANAWGVAFSAPGTGAKMVMPGAKMDGASIHELLETEGVTFSAAVPTVWQMLLHHLESTNGKITTLKKVVIGGAACPESIIRAFHDNYGVEVVHAWGMTETSPVGTLSVMTDQLAKLPYEEQMPWRLKQGRPPLGVDICLKDDDDKRLPHDGKAFGHLKIRGPIIAAEYFKGAGGNILDAEGYFDTGDVATIDPEGFMQITDRAKDVVKSGGEWISTIEIENIAVGHPKAALAAVVGVPHPKWDERPVLLVKLKPEETATRVEFLDFLQGKIAKWWTPDDVLFVEDIPLGATGKIDKKLIRKRLTEEGYELPG, from the coding sequence ATGTATGGGCTGATGCAGCATGGGGCGCTGACCCTCGACAAGATCATCGACCACGCCGCGCGCTGGCATGCTGATCGCGAGGTGGTCAGCCGGTCCGTCGAAGGGCCGATCGTGCGCACCACCTACGGTCAGATGCGCGAGCGGGCCAAGAAGGTGTCCAACGCCCTGCTGGCCCTGGGCATGAAGGCCGGCGACCGCGTCGGGACCCTGGCCTGGAACACCGGCCGGCACATGGAAGCCTGGTACGGGATCATGGGCGTCGGCATGGTCTGCCACACCCTGAACCCGCGCCTCTTCCCCGAGCAGATCGCCTGGATCGCCGACCACGCCGGCGACCGGATCATCTTCACCGACCTGACCTTCCTGCCGATCCTCAAGCAGATCCTGCACCACATCCCCAGCGTCGAGCACGTGGTGGTGTTCACCGACCGCGACCACATGCCCGCCGACTTCGCCCTGGCCGGAGACGCGCCGGGCTTCAAGGGCCTGCTGGCTTTTGAGGACCTGGTCGAGCAGCACTCGCCCGACGTCGCCTGGGGCGGCTTCCCGGAGGATACGGCCGCGGGCCTCTGCTACACCTCGGGCACGACGGGCGATCCCAAGGGGGTGCTCTACTCGCACCGCTCGAACTTCCTGCACACCTTCATCACCCTGCAGCCCGACGTGATGGGGCTGTCGCAGAAGGACGTGATCCTGCCGGTGGTGCCGATGTTCCACGCCAACGCCTGGGGCGTGGCGTTCTCCGCCCCGGGGACCGGGGCCAAGATGGTGATGCCGGGCGCCAAGATGGACGGCGCCTCGATCCATGAGCTGCTTGAGACCGAGGGCGTGACCTTCTCGGCCGCCGTGCCCACCGTCTGGCAGATGCTGCTGCATCACCTGGAAAGCACCAACGGCAAGATCACGACCCTGAAGAAGGTAGTGATCGGCGGGGCGGCCTGCCCCGAGAGCATCATCCGCGCCTTCCACGACAACTACGGCGTCGAGGTCGTCCACGCCTGGGGCATGACCGAGACCTCGCCGGTCGGCACCCTGTCGGTGATGACCGACCAGCTGGCCAAGCTCCCCTACGAGGAGCAGATGCCCTGGCGGCTGAAGCAGGGCCGCCCGCCGCTGGGCGTCGACATCTGCCTGAAGGACGACGACGACAAGCGCCTGCCGCACGACGGCAAGGCCTTCGGCCATCTGAAGATCCGCGGCCCCATCATCGCGGCCGAGTACTTCAAGGGCGCCGGCGGAAACATCCTGGACGCCGAGGGCTATTTCGACACCGGCGACGTGGCGACGATCGACCCGGAAGGCTTCATGCAGATCACCGACCGAGCCAAGGACGTGGTCAAGTCGGGCGGCGAGTGGATCAGCACGATCGAGATCGAGAACATCGCCGTCGGCCACCCCAAGGCCGCCCTCGCCGCCGTGGTCGGCGTGCCGCATCCGAAGTGGGACGAGCGCCCGGTGCTGCTGGTCAAACTCAAGCCCGAGGAGACGGCCACGCGGGTCGAGTTCCTCGACTTCCTGCAAGGCAAGATCGCCAAGTGGTGGACCCCCGACGACGTCCTGTTCGTCGAGGACATCCCGCTCGGCGCGACCGGTAAGATCGACAAGAAGCTGATCCGCAAGCGGCTGACGGAGGAGGGGTATGAGCTGCCGGGGTAG